A window of Kribbella voronezhensis genomic DNA:
CAGCGACCTCGGAGTCCAGGGCGGCCTACTCGCCGCCACCGGCCATAAACAAACCCGCTGGCACGACACACTCACCGCCCGCATGCCTAGCGCCGACGAATCACAGCGCCTGATGATGGCCCCGGGCACCCCGCTACTCATCCACACCCGCGTCGGATACGACGCCGAGGGCCGTCCGGTTCGCTACATGGTCTCCCGCATGGCAGCCGACCGCGTAGAAGTCTCCTACGACCTGAATACGGACGATTGATGTTGATCACCCTTGACGAATCCCACCGCCAGCTCGTCCACCAGGTCCGCGACGAAGCCGGAGAATGGTTAGCCACAAAAGGCACCGACCAGTACCGAGGCGGCCTCGACATGGCCCAGGTCCACGCCAACATCGACCACGACTTTGACAGCTACCCTTTCGTCGGCTGGCTGGTCGATGGCAATGTGGTTGCAATGATGGCCCTAATCGCGCCAGAAACGGATTTTTGGTCACCTGAAGAGCTAGCCGAGCCACAGACCTACATCAGCAGATTCTTTGTAGTAGAACACGGCAAAGGCTACGGCTCTGCTCTGCTAGCAGCCGTGATAGATCATGCGCGAAAAGAAGGCCACTACTGGGTTCGCCTGAACTGCTGGAGCACCAACACTAAGCTACACGACTACTATATTCGGCACGGCTTCGATCTTGTCCGAATCTGCAACATCCCGGGCCGAATGAGCGGTGCGCTCTTCCAAATCTCCATCAATCAGGATTGAATTTTATCAGCGAGACTCCCAAAACATAGGCGACCGGAGGAAAGTTGGACGCGTTTTGGTCAGAGATTAGCAGTGCCCAATGGCTCGCGAACGAGGGCGTCCCACTGGTTGCGACATTTGCTGCCGTGGCATTCGCATACTGGGGCATCCGGAAGCAACTCAAGCATGATCGGGAATTGGCCCAGGCAGCCCGTCGAATTGAGGCTG
This region includes:
- a CDS encoding GNAT family N-acetyltransferase, yielding MLITLDESHRQLVHQVRDEAGEWLATKGTDQYRGGLDMAQVHANIDHDFDSYPFVGWLVDGNVVAMMALIAPETDFWSPEELAEPQTYISRFFVVEHGKGYGSALLAAVIDHARKEGHYWVRLNCWSTNTKLHDYYIRHGFDLVRICNIPGRMSGALFQISINQD